From the Musa acuminata AAA Group cultivar baxijiao chromosome BXJ1-2, Cavendish_Baxijiao_AAA, whole genome shotgun sequence genome, one window contains:
- the LOC135612236 gene encoding B3 domain-containing protein Os02g0683500-like, with translation MELTRRKHWKHAPFAPSSSSLSQSSSSAPFRWSDGSSGSGDDDLVEKEHMFDKVVTPSDVGKLNRLVIPKQHAERYFPLDASATQRGLLLSFEDRNGNSWRFRYSYWNSSQSFVMTKGWSRFVKEKRLAAGDTVSFGRGVGESGRDRLYIDWKRRPERLDPIPVPRIPLPGVTFARSVGPTGGHLYMLPATTTVYGHHGQGYGYNIASMTALEGQFLYFPPPVTGRPPIEVQPGGGGGLSMVLDPVPVAHSHATARHVRLFGVNLVCPDAEDDGGVRGVTSSILLQSQQDSALPLLSLPLQQDTLVPSSSMIKEQHSPSDLDL, from the coding sequence ATGGAGTTGACTCGCAGAAAACACTGGAAACATGCTCCTTTTgcgccttcctcctcctccttgtcgcAGTCCTCGTCCTCTGCTCCTTTCAGGTGGAGCGATGGCTCATCTGGCAGCGGCGATGACGATTTGGTAGAGAAGGAGCACATGTTCGACAAGGTGGTGACGCCGAGCGACGTCGGCAAGCTGAACCGGCTGGTTATCCCCAAGCAGCACGCCGAGAGGTACTTCCCGCTGGACGCGTCGGCCACCCAGAGAGGGCTGTTGCTCAGCTTCGAGGACCGCAACGGCAACTCGTGGCGCTTCCGGTACTCCTACTGGAACAGCAGCCAGAGCTTCGTGATGACCAAGGGGTGGAGCCGCTTCGTCAAGGAGAAGCGGCTAGCCGCCGGGGACACCGTCTCGTTTGGCCGCGGTGTCGGCGAGTCCGGACGCGACCGGCTTTACATTGACTGGAAGCGGCGGCCTGAGAGACTTGACCCAATCCCAGTGCCACGAATCCCTCTCCCTGGAGTAACCTTTGCGAGGTCGGTCGGACCAACGGGCGGACACCTCTACATGCTACCTGCGACGACGACGGTGTACGGCCACCACGGCCAGGGTTACGGCTACAATATCGCAAGCATGACTGCTTTGGAAGGGCAGTTTCTTTACTTCCCACCTCCAGTCACCGGTCGGCCGCCGATCGAGGTGCAACCTGGTGGCGGTGGTGGCCTGTCGATGGTTCTTGATCCGGTGCCCGTCGCCCACAGCCATGCCACGGCCAGGCACGTCAGGCTGTTCGGGGTGAACCTCGTGTGCCCCGACGCAGAAGACGATGGCGGCGTCCGCGGTGTTACATCATCGATCTTGCTACAGTCGCAACAAGATTCCGCGCTCCCCCTCCTCTCACTCCCGCTGCAGCAGGACACATTGGTTCCGTCCTCGTCGATGATCAAGGAGCAGCATTCGCCGTCGGATCTCGACTTATGA